A region from the Lutra lutra chromosome 1, mLutLut1.2, whole genome shotgun sequence genome encodes:
- the KLHL18 gene encoding kelch-like protein 18 isoform X3, which yields MFTNDMMECKQDEIVMQGMDPSALEALINFAYNGHLAIDQQNVQSLLMGASFLQLQSIKDACCTFLRERLHPKNCLGVRQFAETMMCAVLYDAANSFIHQHFVEVSMSEEFLALPLEDVLELVSRDELNVKSEEQVFEAALAWVRYDREQRGPCLPELLSNVRLPLCRPQFLSDRVQQDDLVRCCHKCRDLVDEAKDYHLMPERRPHLPAFRTRPRCCTSITGLIYAVGGLNSAANFYAGDSLNVVEVFDPIANRWEKCHPMTTARSRVGVAVVNGLLYAIGGYDGQLRLSTVEVYNPETDTWTRVRSMNSKRSAMGTVVLDGQIYVCGGYDGNSSLSSVETYSPETDKWTVVTPMSSSRSAAGVTVFEGRIYVSGGHDGLQIFSSVEHYNQHTATWHPAAPMLSKRCRHGAASLGSKMFVCGGYDGSGFLSIAEMYSSVADQWCLIVPMHTRRSRVSLVASCGRLYAVGGYDGQSNLSSVEMYDPETDRWTFMAPMACHEGGVGVGCIPLLTI from the exons TGCCCTGGAGGCTCTGATCAACTTCGCCTACAACGGCCACCTTGCCATTGACCAGCAGAACGTGCAGTCTTTGCTGATGGGCGCGAGCTTCCTGCAGCTGCAGAGCATCAAGGACGCCTGCTGCACGTTCCTCCGAGAACG TCTTCACCCCAAAAATTGCCTGGGCGTCCGCCAGTTTGCCGAGACCATGATGTGCGCCGTGCTGTATGACGCGGCCAACAGCTTCATCCACCAGCACTTCGTGGAGGTGTCCATGTCGGAAGAATTCCTGGCCCTGCCCTTGGAAGATGTGCTCGAGCTGGTGTCTCGGGACGAGCTGAACGTGAAGTCAGAGGAGCAG GTCTTTGAAGCTGCGTTGGCCTGGGTCAGATATGACCGGGAGCAGAGGGGGCCGTGCCTCCCTGAGCTGCTGTCCAATGTCCGCCTGCCCCTCTGCCGGCCCCAGTTCCTGTCAGACCGCGTGCAGCAGGATGACCTGGTGCGTTGTTGCCACAAGTGCAG GGACCTGGTAGACGAAGCCAAGGACTATCACCTCATGCCAGAGCGCCGGCCCCACCTGCCGGCTTTCAGAACTCGGCCTCGCTGCTGCACGTCCATCACGGGCCTTATCTATGCCGTGGGGGGCCTCAACTCAGCAG CAAATTTTTATGCAGGTGATTCCCTGAATGTGGTAGAAGTGTTCGACCCCATTGCCAATCGCTGGGAGAAGTGCCATCCCATGACAACAGCCCGCAGCCGCGTCGGTGTGGCTGTGGTGAATGGGCTTCTCTATGCCATCGGGGGGTATGACGGCCAGCTGCGGCTGAGCACCGTGGAGGTCTACAACCCAGAGACGGACACGTGGACCAGAGTGCGGAGCATGAATAGCAAGAGGAG TGCCATGGGGACGGTCGTGCTGGATGGACAGATCTACGTCTGTGGGGGCTATGATGGCAACTCTTCTCTCAGCTCTGTGGAGACCTACTCACCTGAGACAGACAA GTGGACAGTGGTGACCCCGATGAGCTCAAGTCGCAGTGCTGCAGGGGTGACGGTGTTTGAGGGCAGGATCTATGTGTCGGGCGGCCACGACGGGCTGCAGATCTTCAGCAGC GTGGAGCACTACAACCAGCACACGGCCACCTGGCACCCGGCCGCCCCCATGCTCAGCAAGCGCTGCCGGCACGGGGCCGCCTCCCTGGGAAGCAAGATGTTCGTCTGCGGGGGCTATGACGGCTCCGGCTTCCTCAGCATCGCCGAGATGTACAGCTCCGTGGCTGACCAGTGGTGCCTGATCGTGCCCATGCACACGCGCCGGAGCCGGGTGTCGCTGGTGGCCAGCTGTGGGCGCCTCTATGCCGTGGGGGGCTATGACGGACAGTCGAACCTCAGCTCGGTGGAGATGTATGACCCGGAGACAGACCGCTGGACATTCATGGCCCCCATGGCCTGTCATGAGGGGGGCGTGGGTGTGGGCTGCATCCCCCTCCTCACCATCTAA